The following are encoded in a window of Providencia rettgeri genomic DNA:
- the mrcB gene encoding bifunctional glycosyl transferase/transpeptidase: MSGKDFEPIGRRNKKSTEKKQSSSRRRRNRDDYDDEDLYQDDDIEEQYLDDEDEEEQMAKKGSNKKKQRKVKSKWRWFWLLVKLMIVFAVLLAAYGFYLNQQIKERLDGKVWDLPAAVYGRMVNLEPGMDYSQAEMTRLLEGMQYRKVSKITTSGEFVVRGNSIEILRRPFNFPDQKEGQILARMVFENNSLSKIENMENGRSFGFFRLDPKLITMMQSANNEQRLVLPLADFPESLVKILLETEDRNFYEHDGVSLYSIGRAVVANLTAGRSVQGGSTLTQQLVKNLFLTNERTLKRKANEAYMAILLDYNYSKERILELYLNEVFLGQNGNDEIRGFPLASLYYFGRPINELSFDQQALLVGMVQGASTYNPWTKPQNAIKRRNIVLKILETRGVIDQEMYQVLSARPLGVKNKEGLVASQPAFMQMVRLELNEKLGDKVKELSGAKIFTTLDPVAQTAAENAVENGVADLRKTRKLDDIEGAMVVVDRINGEVRAMVGGSQPQFSGFNRALNARRSIGSLAKPPVYLAALSEPDRYRLNTWLKDEPLTVKVGNQNWSPRNYSRNFNGRMMLVDALAKSQNIPTVNLGLDIGLDQVFNTFVRLGAPATAMEKLPAMLLGAVNLTPAEVAQVYQTIGGEGNRAKLSSLRSVIDGDGKEIYQSYPSAERAVPSQAAYLTLYGMQQVVNQGTGRVLLSKYGKYNLAGKTGTTNDLRDSWYAGIDGKEVAIVWVGRDNNGPTQLTGATGALKVYQRYLDNQAPLALINRAPEGIVDMQVTADGQLSCSNFGGGRMLPIWTDNPDSLCQSSENQAPVWNLNGNNDEQQNDAPDWVKDMFGNNP, encoded by the coding sequence ATGTCAGGTAAAGATTTTGAACCAATCGGTCGACGTAATAAAAAATCGACAGAGAAAAAACAATCTTCATCACGCCGCCGTAGAAATCGCGATGATTATGATGATGAAGATTTATACCAAGATGATGATATTGAAGAACAATATCTCGATGATGAAGATGAAGAAGAGCAGATGGCTAAAAAAGGCTCAAACAAGAAAAAACAGCGCAAAGTAAAAAGCAAATGGCGTTGGTTCTGGCTACTCGTCAAGCTAATGATTGTGTTTGCAGTACTCTTAGCTGCATATGGTTTTTATTTAAACCAACAAATTAAAGAACGCCTCGATGGCAAGGTTTGGGATTTACCCGCTGCGGTTTACGGTCGCATGGTCAATCTTGAGCCGGGGATGGATTATAGCCAAGCTGAAATGACGCGCTTGCTTGAAGGTATGCAATATCGCAAAGTCAGCAAAATCACCACATCCGGTGAGTTTGTTGTGCGTGGCAATAGCATCGAAATTTTACGTCGTCCATTTAACTTCCCTGACCAAAAAGAAGGGCAGATTTTGGCCCGTATGGTGTTTGAAAATAACTCGTTAAGTAAGATTGAAAATATGGAGAATGGCCGTTCATTTGGCTTCTTCCGTTTAGATCCTAAACTTATCACGATGATGCAGTCAGCAAATAATGAGCAGCGTTTGGTTCTGCCATTGGCCGATTTTCCTGAGTCATTGGTGAAAATCTTGCTTGAAACCGAAGATAGAAACTTTTATGAACACGATGGCGTCAGTTTGTACTCTATCGGTCGTGCGGTCGTTGCTAACTTAACGGCGGGGCGTTCAGTGCAAGGGGGAAGTACCTTGACACAACAATTGGTTAAGAACTTATTTTTAACCAATGAGCGAACCCTAAAACGTAAAGCTAATGAAGCCTATATGGCCATTTTGTTGGATTATAACTACAGCAAAGAACGTATTTTAGAGCTGTATTTAAATGAAGTTTTCTTAGGGCAAAATGGTAACGATGAAATTCGAGGGTTCCCATTAGCCAGTTTGTATTATTTTGGTCGTCCAATCAATGAGTTAAGCTTTGACCAACAAGCATTGTTAGTCGGTATGGTACAAGGGGCATCCACATACAATCCTTGGACAAAACCGCAAAATGCGATTAAACGCCGTAATATTGTGTTGAAAATTCTCGAAACACGCGGCGTGATTGATCAAGAGATGTACCAAGTGCTGAGTGCAAGGCCGCTTGGTGTGAAAAATAAAGAAGGGCTGGTGGCTTCTCAACCCGCCTTTATGCAAATGGTTCGTTTAGAACTGAATGAAAAGCTGGGTGATAAAGTTAAAGAACTGTCCGGAGCGAAAATTTTTACGACCTTAGATCCTGTTGCACAAACTGCGGCAGAAAATGCGGTGGAAAATGGTGTCGCGGATTTACGCAAAACCCGTAAATTAGACGATATTGAAGGCGCAATGGTGGTGGTTGACCGCATTAATGGCGAAGTTCGTGCTATGGTTGGCGGCTCTCAACCTCAGTTCTCCGGTTTTAACCGTGCATTGAACGCACGCCGCAGTATTGGTTCATTGGCAAAACCGCCGGTCTACCTTGCTGCACTGAGTGAACCTGATCGCTACCGCTTGAATACATGGTTAAAAGATGAACCGTTAACCGTGAAAGTGGGTAATCAAAACTGGAGTCCAAGAAACTATAGCCGTAATTTCAATGGTCGTATGATGCTGGTTGATGCTCTAGCAAAATCTCAAAATATCCCAACTGTAAATTTAGGGTTAGATATTGGCCTAGACCAAGTATTTAATACTTTTGTTCGGCTAGGGGCCCCTGCAACAGCGATGGAAAAACTACCAGCGATGTTGTTAGGTGCTGTAAACTTAACGCCAGCGGAAGTCGCTCAGGTTTACCAAACAATTGGTGGTGAAGGGAATCGGGCGAAATTATCCTCATTACGTTCTGTCATTGATGGAGATGGTAAAGAAATTTATCAAAGTTACCCATCCGCAGAGCGCGCAGTGCCATCGCAAGCCGCTTATTTAACGTTATACGGTATGCAACAGGTGGTAAATCAAGGAACGGGGCGTGTTTTATTATCCAAATACGGGAAGTACAATTTGGCAGGTAAAACAGGAACAACCAATGACTTGCGTGATAGCTGGTATGCGGGGATTGACGGTAAGGAAGTGGCCATCGTCTGGGTAGGGCGTGATAACAACGGTCCAACCCAGTTAACTGGGGCAACAGGGGCCTTGAAAGTCTACCAACGTTATCTGGATAACCAAGCGCCATTAGCACTGATTAACCGTGCACCAGAAGGTATTGTCGATATGCAAGTCACGGCGGACGGGCAATTAAGTTGTTCAAATTTTGGAGGCGGTAGAATGTTACCGATTTGGACTGATAACCCAGATAGCCTATGCCAATCTTCTGAAAATCAAGCGCCTGTCTGGAATTTAAATGGCAATAATGATGAGCAGCAAAATGATGCACCGGATTGGGTCAAGGATATGTTTGGCAATAATCCCTAA
- the hemL gene encoding glutamate-1-semialdehyde 2,1-aminomutase, translating to MSQSEILYEQAKQQIPGGVNSPVRAFNGVGGTPLFIEKADGAYIYDVDGKAYVDYVGSWGPMVLGHNHPEIRDAVIKAVHKGLSFGAPTAAEVEMAALVCELVPSMDLVRMVNSGTEATMSAIRLARGYTGRDKIIKFEGCYHGHADCLLVKAGSGALTMGEPNSPGVPEDFVKHTLTCTYNDLTSVRQAFENYPEDIACVIVEPVAGNMNCVPPTAEFLPGLRALCDEFNAVLIIDEVMTGFRVALGGAQEHYGVEPDLTCLGKIIGGGMPVGAFGGRLEIMEKLAPIGPVYQAGTLSGNPVAMAAGLACLKEVAQPGVHSRLNELTEKLARGLKRVSKEQGIPMVVNHVGGMFGIFFTDAPTVTCYQDVMKCDVERFKKFFHYMLEQGIYLAPSAFEAGFMSIAHSDEDIEKTIKAADIALAKIKAN from the coding sequence ATGTCGCAATCTGAAATTCTGTATGAGCAAGCAAAACAACAAATCCCTGGCGGTGTAAACTCGCCAGTTCGAGCCTTTAATGGTGTTGGCGGCACGCCTTTATTTATTGAAAAAGCGGATGGCGCTTATATTTATGATGTTGATGGCAAAGCGTATGTTGATTATGTTGGCTCTTGGGGCCCAATGGTGTTAGGCCATAATCACCCAGAAATTCGTGATGCTGTAATTAAAGCCGTCCATAAAGGTTTAAGTTTCGGAGCACCGACTGCCGCTGAAGTTGAAATGGCCGCATTAGTTTGTGAGCTGGTTCCTTCTATGGATTTAGTGCGCATGGTGAACTCAGGAACCGAAGCTACCATGAGCGCAATTCGTCTTGCTCGCGGCTATACTGGTCGCGATAAAATCATCAAATTCGAAGGCTGCTACCATGGGCATGCTGATTGTTTATTAGTCAAGGCGGGTTCAGGCGCACTCACAATGGGCGAACCAAACTCACCGGGGGTGCCTGAGGATTTCGTCAAACATACGCTCACTTGTACCTACAATGACCTAACATCTGTACGCCAAGCTTTTGAAAACTACCCAGAAGATATCGCCTGTGTGATTGTAGAGCCTGTTGCTGGAAACATGAACTGCGTACCACCAACGGCTGAATTCCTTCCGGGTTTACGAGCATTGTGTGATGAGTTCAACGCCGTTCTGATCATTGATGAAGTGATGACTGGCTTTCGTGTGGCACTAGGTGGTGCTCAGGAGCACTACGGTGTTGAACCAGACCTAACCTGCTTAGGCAAAATCATTGGTGGCGGTATGCCAGTGGGCGCTTTTGGTGGTCGCCTTGAGATCATGGAAAAATTAGCGCCAATCGGTCCTGTTTACCAAGCAGGCACTTTATCTGGTAATCCTGTTGCTATGGCGGCTGGTCTTGCCTGCTTAAAAGAAGTGGCTCAGCCGGGTGTTCATTCACGTTTAAATGAACTCACCGAGAAATTAGCACGTGGCTTAAAACGCGTCTCCAAAGAACAAGGTATCCCTATGGTGGTTAACCACGTTGGGGGAATGTTTGGCATTTTCTTCACCGATGCGCCAACGGTCACTTGCTACCAAGATGTGATGAAGTGTGATGTGGAACGCTTCAAAAAATTCTTCCATTACATGTTAGAGCAAGGTATTTATCTCGCGCCATCCGCTTTTGAAGCCGGCTTTATGTCTATCGCACACAGCGATGAAGATATTGAAAAAACCATCAAAGCCGCTGACATAGCACTGGCGAAGATTAAAGCGAATTAA
- the erpA gene encoding iron-sulfur cluster insertion protein ErpA, with translation MSDDAALPLQFTDAAAIKVKDLVSDEDNPNLRLRVYITGGGCSGFQYGFTFDDQINEGDMTIEKQGVALVVDPMSLQYLVGGSVDYTEGLEGSRFIVTNPNAKSTCGCGSSFSI, from the coding sequence ATGAGTGATGATGCAGCTCTGCCTTTGCAATTTACTGATGCAGCAGCAATTAAAGTTAAAGATTTAGTCTCTGATGAGGATAACCCAAATCTGCGTCTGCGTGTTTATATCACTGGTGGCGGATGCAGTGGTTTCCAATATGGTTTTACTTTCGATGATCAAATCAACGAAGGCGATATGACCATTGAGAAACAAGGTGTCGCGTTGGTCGTCGACCCTATGAGCCTGCAATATTTAGTCGGTGGAAGCGTGGATTATACCGAAGGTCTAGAAGGTTCTCGTTTTATTGTGACAAATCCAAATGCTAAGTCTACTTGTGGCTGTGGCTCATCCTTCAGTATCTAA
- the btuF gene encoding vitamin B12 ABC transporter substrate-binding protein BtuF translates to MKKLTAYLSHAITCLLACFISFSALSEPKHRVISLSPANTELAYAAGLGDSLIAASAYSDHPEPAKKLEQVSDWQGINVERILALKPDLILAWRGGNPQRPLDQLSSFGIPIIYFDPQTIDDVIEAVNALSQYSPNPELAQQTIDKMRAKLAHSQNRKIVPNSAKKVFIQLGTQPLFSAGNHTLQNDVVTFCGGENIFANSAVQWPQVSREQVLSRKPDVIVMTGNEAQQQAVRDFWHSQLNVPIIRLNEDWFHRAGPRIVNATEQLCEQLNSLSN, encoded by the coding sequence ATGAAAAAATTAACTGCCTATTTATCCCATGCTATTACTTGCTTGCTTGCTTGTTTTATCTCATTTTCAGCTCTGTCGGAGCCTAAACATCGCGTTATAAGCTTATCCCCAGCAAATACTGAACTCGCCTATGCTGCGGGATTAGGTGATAGCTTGATAGCAGCAAGTGCTTATTCAGATCACCCAGAACCCGCAAAAAAACTGGAACAAGTTTCTGATTGGCAAGGGATTAATGTCGAACGCATACTGGCACTCAAACCTGATCTTATTTTGGCGTGGCGAGGCGGAAACCCGCAACGACCGCTGGATCAGCTTTCATCTTTCGGTATCCCTATTATCTATTTTGATCCACAGACCATTGATGATGTGATTGAAGCTGTCAATGCGTTATCCCAATACAGCCCTAATCCTGAACTTGCCCAACAAACCATTGACAAGATGCGTGCTAAATTAGCGCATTCTCAGAATAGAAAAATCGTACCTAATAGCGCAAAAAAAGTATTTATCCAACTAGGGACTCAGCCTTTATTTAGCGCAGGCAACCATACATTGCAAAATGATGTTGTCACATTTTGTGGTGGTGAAAATATTTTTGCAAATAGCGCGGTACAATGGCCACAAGTTAGTCGTGAGCAAGTGCTCTCCCGCAAACCGGATGTGATTGTGATGACAGGGAATGAAGCTCAACAACAGGCTGTTCGAGATTTTTGGCATTCACAACTCAATGTCCCCATCATTCGTCTAAATGAAGATTGGTTCCACCGCGCAGGCCCGCGAATTGTCAACGCCACCGAACAACTGTGCGAGCAGTTAAACTCGCTATCCAATTAA
- the mtnN gene encoding 5'-methylthioadenosine/S-adenosylhomocysteine nucleosidase, with product MKVGIIGAMEQEVAILRSQIEGCQTISRAGCEIYTGKINGVDVALLKSGIGKVAAAIGTTLLLEHCQPDVVINTGSAGGLDPRLNVGDIVVSTEVRYHDADVTAFGYEPGQMAQCPPAFVADSKLIDLAEQCIQLLDMNAVRGLVCSGDAFINGAEPLARIKATFPHVAAVEMEATAIGQVCHQFGVPFVVVRAISDVADKESHTSFDEFLPIAARQSSLMINAILAKLA from the coding sequence ATGAAAGTTGGGATCATTGGTGCAATGGAGCAAGAAGTTGCCATTCTTCGCTCACAAATTGAAGGTTGCCAAACCATTAGCCGCGCTGGCTGTGAAATTTATACAGGTAAAATTAATGGTGTTGATGTTGCCCTGTTAAAATCAGGCATCGGTAAAGTTGCAGCGGCTATCGGCACCACCTTATTGTTAGAACATTGCCAGCCTGATGTGGTGATTAATACCGGTTCTGCAGGCGGGTTAGATCCTCGTTTAAATGTAGGTGATATCGTCGTTTCTACTGAAGTACGCTATCACGATGCAGATGTTACTGCATTTGGCTATGAACCGGGGCAAATGGCACAATGTCCACCTGCTTTTGTCGCTGATAGCAAATTGATTGATCTGGCAGAACAGTGTATTCAGTTACTCGACATGAATGCGGTACGTGGTTTGGTATGCAGCGGTGATGCATTTATTAATGGTGCCGAGCCTTTAGCGCGTATTAAGGCAACCTTCCCACATGTTGCTGCCGTTGAAATGGAAGCGACAGCGATTGGCCAAGTTTGCCATCAATTCGGCGTACCGTTTGTTGTCGTTCGCGCGATTTCTGATGTTGCAGATAAAGAATCACACACCAGCTTTGATGAGTTTCTCCCTATTGCGGCTCGCCAGTCGTCATTGATGATCAATGCTATTTTAGCGAAACTGGCCTAA